One region of Spirochaetota bacterium genomic DNA includes:
- a CDS encoding alginate export family protein: protein MKRLIALYTIPYLILMLASSLIGSDIKETDDMFYPAFLNDKDMIIPKAEKKPFTFSYGGWLMPIVIDERNGDGKNELLSSITIGKLWVKSWLWERSAIYLRVKDVYTGILREKNIDIDNSDNLFDLDVGYWSISNSNNTLKLYIGRKFFIIGTGLIFNGRGDGCQFDLNSKYVDFRLIGVYSGYLKKDNNPYNLSDKDISDGSKRIFTGGTISKIIYNQKVYLFGLAQIDKGKDSAGIKSKYNSEYYGLGFTGVFQNAYYFGEFIHERGKSYLSDPDPITGLYEKQNIYAFAAVFGLQYYLNLSYNPVLLLNYAYASSDKNRINYQSPSGNESGKDNGFIYFGTYVGGYALRPLLSNIHVMRCGLSILPFYNSKRQFLKRMNLIIKHSYYYKNDSNSGINSGEALLNSRDIGHGDDVMLRWKIFYDLSAYVNYAIFIPGNAYPSSEENRYFFMGGLIISF from the coding sequence TTGAAAAGGTTAATAGCACTTTATACGATTCCTTACTTAATACTAATGTTAGCCTCATCTCTAATAGGTAGTGATATAAAAGAAACCGATGATATGTTTTATCCAGCTTTCCTGAATGATAAGGATATGATTATACCAAAGGCTGAGAAAAAGCCCTTCACATTTAGTTATGGTGGATGGTTAATGCCAATAGTCATTGATGAGAGGAATGGTGACGGCAAAAACGAGTTACTCTCATCAATAACAATAGGGAAATTATGGGTAAAGTCATGGTTATGGGAAAGAAGCGCCATCTATCTTCGTGTAAAAGATGTATACACAGGAATACTAAGGGAGAAGAATATTGATATCGATAACAGCGATAATCTTTTTGACCTCGATGTTGGTTACTGGAGTATCTCCAATTCAAACAACACACTTAAATTATACATCGGAAGAAAATTCTTCATAATCGGAACCGGCCTCATATTTAATGGCAGAGGGGATGGCTGTCAATTTGATCTCAACTCGAAATATGTAGACTTTAGACTAATCGGGGTCTATTCAGGATATTTAAAAAAGGACAACAATCCCTACAACCTTAGCGATAAGGATATCTCAGATGGCTCAAAAAGAATCTTTACCGGCGGCACCATATCAAAGATTATCTATAATCAGAAAGTATATCTCTTTGGCCTAGCACAAATAGATAAGGGTAAAGATTCAGCAGGTATAAAAAGTAAATATAATTCTGAATACTATGGCCTTGGTTTTACAGGAGTTTTCCAAAATGCCTACTATTTTGGAGAATTTATTCATGAGAGAGGTAAGAGCTATCTATCCGATCCAGATCCAATAACCGGCCTTTATGAAAAGCAAAATATTTACGCCTTCGCTGCAGTTTTTGGCCTTCAATACTATCTAAACCTCTCTTATAATCCTGTGTTGTTGCTAAATTATGCCTATGCTTCTAGCGACAAAAACAGGATCAATTACCAATCTCCATCAGGAAATGAGTCCGGCAAGGATAACGGCTTCATTTATTTTGGCACATATGTTGGAGGGTACGCTTTAAGGCCCCTGCTGTCGAATATCCATGTTATGAGATGCGGTCTCTCAATATTGCCATTTTATAACTCAAAACGACAATTTTTAAAAAGAATGAATCTGATCATAAAACATTCCTATTATTATAAAAATGATTCCAATTCAGGAATCAACTCCGGCGAGGCCTTATTGAACAGCAGGGATATTGGGCATGGTGATGATGTTATGCTAAGATGGAAAATCTTTTATGACCTTTCCGCTTATGTAAATTATGCCATTTTTATCCCAGGCAACGCTTATCCCTCATCTGAAGAGAACAGATATTTTTTCATGGGGGGACTGATTATCAGCTTTTAA
- the dctP gene encoding TRAP transporter substrate-binding protein DctP, with product MMKKKHYPIILFILLHIGLMQTDATAKRKAKYVWKVATLAPDGIGWAKFARDKFLKLIDERSNGEVAIDMYWGGVMGDDEDYIAKMRIGQLHGAGLSGAGTVMACPEMAVLELPFLFNGYNEVDYIREKLRTKISKIVEKNGYKMALWGDQDFDQIYSLKYEMRNPEDFRNSKFLTWYGALEVEVLKALGSSPIHVNVPEVVISMRSGLCNVSISPAIWWVGAQLYTITKYVNPLPIRYSPALVIVTQKTWNSIPLKYKKEFDESIIQFEKEFCEYIRESNKKCLQGMIDYGVKKVDMTSDEIEVFRKRTIPLWYKLAGKEYPKEILEEILYHLKECRKKAK from the coding sequence ATGATGAAAAAGAAACACTATCCAATAATTTTATTTATTTTACTACATATTGGTCTTATGCAAACAGACGCTACAGCAAAGAGGAAGGCCAAATATGTATGGAAAGTAGCAACCCTCGCGCCTGACGGGATTGGATGGGCTAAATTTGCTAGAGATAAATTTTTAAAACTAATCGATGAAAGATCCAATGGTGAGGTTGCCATTGACATGTACTGGGGAGGGGTAATGGGTGATGATGAAGATTATATAGCTAAGATGCGAATTGGACAACTGCATGGAGCGGGTCTATCTGGCGCAGGAACTGTTATGGCCTGTCCCGAGATGGCAGTGCTGGAGCTTCCCTTTCTATTTAATGGTTATAATGAAGTAGATTATATTAGAGAAAAGTTAAGGACAAAAATCAGCAAGATTGTTGAGAAAAATGGATATAAGATGGCGCTCTGGGGTGACCAAGATTTTGACCAGATTTATTCATTGAAATATGAGATGAGAAATCCTGAGGACTTCAGGAATAGCAAATTTTTAACTTGGTATGGAGCCCTGGAGGTTGAGGTGCTAAAGGCGCTCGGATCGAGTCCGATTCATGTTAATGTGCCTGAAGTTGTGATATCTATGAGATCCGGATTATGTAATGTATCCATCTCCCCCGCCATCTGGTGGGTCGGTGCACAGCTTTATACAATAACGAAGTATGTAAATCCACTCCCCATAAGATATTCCCCTGCATTAGTTATTGTCACACAAAAAACCTGGAATAGCATACCATTGAAATACAAGAAGGAATTTGACGAATCAATAATTCAATTTGAAAAGGAGTTTTGTGAATACATTCGTGAGAGCAACAAAAAGTGCCTACAGGGAATGATCGATTATGGGGTAAAAAAGGTGGATATGACCTCAGATGAGATCGAAGTATTCAGGAAGAGGACTATCCCTCTCTGGTATAAGCTAGCTGGCAAGGAGTATCCAAAAGAGATATTAGAAGAGATTTTATATCATTTAAAGGAATGTAGAAAAAAAGCAAAATAA
- a CDS encoding response regulator, protein MNMPKILAIDDNVEYLKVITTLLEKFIPDSIVVTAESGYDGIEMARKEFPDVILLDIKMPGINGYEVCKGLKEDDNTKNIPIIMLTGLRTEANDRVRALDIGADAFLSKPIDKSELIAQINVMLRIKKAEEELSKERYTLEQMVQDRTEDLHAERSNLYNIIESIADGIYIVNRHYDIQYVNSILEKDFGPYEGVKCYKYLYNRDDVCSWCKNQDVLNGENVRWELQSSHNNKNYDIIEIPLINTGGCVLILKVLRDITDRR, encoded by the coding sequence ATGAATATGCCCAAGATATTGGCCATAGATGATAATGTTGAATATTTAAAAGTCATCACAACCCTATTAGAAAAATTTATACCTGACAGCATAGTCGTTACAGCTGAATCCGGATATGATGGAATTGAGATGGCGAGGAAGGAATTCCCTGATGTAATACTTTTGGATATAAAAATGCCGGGAATTAATGGTTATGAAGTCTGTAAGGGCTTGAAAGAAGATGATAATACTAAAAATATTCCAATAATTATGCTAACAGGATTAAGAACAGAAGCTAATGATCGTGTGAGGGCCCTGGATATAGGGGCAGACGCCTTTTTATCAAAACCAATTGATAAATCGGAACTGATTGCTCAGATCAATGTTATGTTGCGAATTAAAAAGGCAGAGGAGGAATTGAGCAAAGAGAGATATACCTTAGAACAGATGGTACAGGATAGAACAGAAGACCTGCATGCTGAAAGGAGCAATTTATATAATATTATTGAATCGATTGCAGACGGCATTTACATCGTAAACCGGCATTATGATATTCAATATGTTAATTCCATCCTCGAAAAAGACTTTGGACCTTATGAAGGTGTGAAATGTTATAAATACTTATATAATAGGGATGATGTATGTTCATGGTGCAAGAATCAGGATGTGCTTAATGGAGAAAATGTAAGGTGGGAGTTGCAATCATCTCACAATAACAAAAATTATGATATAATTGAGATTCCTTTAATCAATACAGGAGGATGTGTTCTAATACTTAAGGTGTTACGCGACATTACTGATCGTAGATAA
- a CDS encoding FecR domain-containing protein — protein sequence MKKSLIITVLFATLFFTDKAFTKILVVSIKGDVAYKKGRQWKSLKKGQRLSEGTKISTGVRSSAIIKIDDNTLKVKQLTMMKIYRNTKTAKSRYTHLGLKRGSLNARIKRIGRLKTSFKITTPVATSSVRGTEEVVSYGPKTGMTIKVIEGSVQGENLYGINNTIKGRYTFRLRPDESRPENLLCDVRDASIISLYNDITKDERGFHELYGEEIVDNSESAVGHLSNVGYYSSFTSGNANVSVSLQWPDEKVK from the coding sequence TTGAAAAAGAGTCTGATTATAACAGTTCTTTTTGCAACTTTATTCTTTACAGATAAGGCCTTTACGAAAATCCTTGTTGTATCCATAAAGGGAGATGTTGCCTATAAAAAAGGCAGGCAATGGAAATCCTTAAAAAAAGGGCAGAGACTATCGGAAGGGACAAAGATAAGCACAGGTGTCAGGTCCTCTGCTATTATAAAAATTGACGATAATACCTTAAAAGTGAAACAACTGACAATGATGAAAATATACAGGAATACTAAAACAGCAAAGAGCAGATATACCCACCTAGGTCTGAAGCGTGGAAGCCTGAATGCCAGAATCAAGAGGATAGGACGATTGAAAACCAGCTTCAAGATAACCACCCCTGTCGCAACTTCAAGCGTAAGGGGCACTGAAGAAGTCGTATCCTATGGACCAAAAACTGGCATGACAATAAAGGTGATTGAGGGCTCTGTTCAGGGAGAAAATTTATATGGGATAAATAATACCATTAAGGGTAGATATACTTTCCGTTTAAGACCGGACGAGTCAAGGCCAGAAAATCTGCTTTGCGATGTTAGAGATGCTTCTATAATATCCCTCTATAATGATATTACCAAGGATGAGAGGGGCTTTCATGAACTCTATGGAGAGGAGATAGTAGACAACTCAGAGAGCGCTGTTGGGCATCTATCCAACGTTGGTTACTATAGCTCTTTCACAAGCGGCAATGCTAACGTTAGTGTTTCACTCCAATGGCCGGATGAGAAGGTAAAATGA